A genomic segment from Treponema sp. Marseille-Q3903 encodes:
- a CDS encoding metal-dependent transcriptional regulator — protein MDQKQSSEDYLEAILVLSERLPVVRSVDIANELGFKKPSISVAMKKLREKKLVTVNDSGFIYLTDAGKAIAEEIYERHTLFTKWLTKLGVDSTIAANDACRIEHAISKESFEAIKKYIKLKSLF, from the coding sequence ATGGATCAAAAGCAGTCATCTGAAGATTATCTAGAAGCGATTCTTGTGCTAAGTGAAAGGCTTCCGGTTGTTCGTTCTGTTGACATCGCAAATGAGCTCGGCTTTAAAAAACCAAGCATAAGTGTTGCAATGAAAAAACTTCGTGAAAAAAAACTTGTAACAGTAAACGATTCTGGCTTTATTTATTTAACTGATGCAGGAAAGGCAATTGCTGAAGAAATATATGAACGACACACTTTGTTTACAAAATGGCTTACAAAACTTGGAGTCGACTCAACTATAGCCGCAAACGATGCATGCAGAATAGAACATGCAATCAGTAAGGAAAGTTTTGAAGCAATAAAAAAATATATTAAACTAAAATCTCTATTTTGA
- the glmS gene encoding glutamine--fructose-6-phosphate transaminase (isomerizing) produces the protein MCGIVGYVGSKKAAPILINGLKKLEYRGYDSAGISVLSDSTDEIIVKKAKGALKFLVEKITAEVVDMSKNYDSLINKCGEFVPGSIGIGHTRWATHGEPSDSNSHPHSSMDGRISLVHNGIIENYAELKAKLQAEGTVFQSQTDTEVAVNLIGKFYKEEKDIFKAVLKALHTIEGSYAFGVLCKDYPDRIIACRKESPLVVGLGKGENFIASDVPAILEHTRDVYYLGEKELAVLYTDHVDLFNFEGEKIIKEPSRVEWDMDAAEKNGYPHFMIKEIHEQPKGLTDTMRPRIIHDASGKPTDVYFEENKMDDAWRKAGRVVITACGTAYHSGVVAKYAFEKIARMKVDVDVASEFRYRDPILDKDDIFIVVSQSGETADTLSALRLAKQKGLKVVAITNCVGSTVSREADDVIYTLAGPEIAVASTKAYTTQVLCMFLLAIKAGKLRGTLGEAEASKLLSELETIPSKIQQILDGKNIIQKFASQQFNKDKIFYIGRQFDSATSLEAALKLKEVSYMHSEAFAAGELKHGPIALIEQQTLVVAIASEPSLYDKIGSNMVEVKSRGATVLVITQDKGESFDGKADEVFRIPECSSTLASLLTVIPAQLFAYYCAVLRGFDPDKPRNLAKSVTVE, from the coding sequence ATGTGTGGAATTGTAGGTTACGTTGGTTCAAAAAAGGCTGCACCGATTTTAATAAACGGTTTAAAAAAACTTGAATATCGAGGATACGATTCCGCCGGCATTTCTGTTCTCTCTGACAGCACAGATGAGATTATCGTAAAAAAGGCAAAAGGAGCGTTGAAATTCCTTGTCGAAAAAATAACCGCTGAAGTTGTAGATATGTCTAAAAACTATGACAGCTTGATCAATAAATGCGGCGAATTTGTTCCCGGCTCAATCGGTATCGGGCACACTCGCTGGGCAACTCATGGAGAACCAAGCGACTCAAATAGCCACCCGCATTCAAGCATGGATGGAAGAATTTCTCTTGTTCACAACGGAATCATAGAAAATTATGCTGAGTTAAAAGCAAAACTTCAGGCAGAGGGGACTGTATTTCAGTCTCAGACAGATACAGAAGTTGCCGTAAATCTTATAGGTAAATTTTATAAAGAAGAAAAAGATATATTCAAAGCTGTATTAAAAGCTCTTCACACGATTGAAGGCTCTTATGCATTTGGAGTTTTGTGCAAAGATTATCCCGACCGCATCATCGCCTGTCGAAAAGAAAGCCCTCTTGTTGTAGGGCTTGGAAAAGGTGAGAATTTTATAGCCTCTGACGTTCCTGCAATCCTCGAGCACACACGCGATGTTTATTATCTTGGAGAAAAAGAGCTCGCCGTTTTATATACAGACCATGTAGATTTATTCAATTTTGAAGGTGAAAAAATTATAAAAGAACCTAGCCGTGTTGAATGGGACATGGACGCTGCGGAAAAAAATGGATATCCGCATTTTATGATAAAGGAAATCCACGAACAGCCAAAAGGTCTTACAGATACTATGCGGCCCCGAATTATTCACGACGCTTCCGGAAAGCCAACAGATGTTTATTTTGAAGAAAACAAAATGGACGACGCATGGCGCAAAGCAGGACGTGTTGTAATCACTGCATGCGGAACCGCCTATCATTCAGGCGTTGTTGCAAAATATGCGTTTGAAAAGATTGCGCGAATGAAAGTCGATGTAGATGTAGCATCTGAATTCCGTTACAGAGATCCAATCCTCGATAAAGATGATATTTTCATAGTGGTCAGTCAGTCAGGAGAGACCGCTGATACATTGAGTGCGCTTCGTCTTGCAAAACAAAAAGGTCTTAAAGTTGTTGCCATCACAAACTGCGTTGGTTCAACGGTGAGCCGAGAAGCTGATGATGTGATTTATACACTTGCAGGACCTGAAATCGCAGTCGCATCGACAAAAGCGTATACAACGCAGGTTTTATGCATGTTCCTTTTGGCAATTAAAGCGGGAAAACTTCGTGGCACTTTGGGCGAAGCAGAAGCGTCAAAACTTCTTTCGGAGCTTGAAACAATCCCATCAAAGATACAGCAGATTCTTGACGGGAAAAATATCATCCAAAAATTTGCAAGTCAGCAGTTCAACAAGGATAAGATTTTTTACATCGGCCGCCAGTTTGATTCCGCAACATCTTTGGAAGCAGCCCTTAAACTCAAGGAAGTTTCATATATGCATTCGGAAGCTTTTGCTGCAGGAGAATTAAAGCACGGGCCAATTGCATTGATTGAACAGCAGACTTTGGTTGTTGCAATTGCAAGCGAGCCGAGCCTCTACGATAAAATCGGTTCCAACATGGTAGAAGTAAAAAGCAGAGGAGCGACAGTTCTCGTAATCACACAGGATAAAGGGGAGTCATTCGATGGCAAAGCTGATGAAGTGTTTAGAATACCTGAGTGTTCATCTACTTTGGCGAGCTTATTGACTGTAATTCCAGCCCAACTATTTGCATATTATTGTGCAGTCTTGCGAGGCTTTGATCCGGATAAACCGCGCAATTTAGCTAAATCGGTTACAGTAGAATAA
- a CDS encoding sensor histidine kinase, translating into MIKQKTHSFRTKLIFMLIFQIILLVTILTSYTIFLYINTAKSSKIANENFIALYGKDLELKIKDAQKVLEQIVYDNADYVLLQSPSEADRYHASRRLFLLLNEKLSFDKNVDLLLITENKYEQCIASDNIKLGYNIITELQNFILAQSKNKELKSLWFIKKAAGHTFLYKMYSWQGRAASVFLDADKFLSNTSYYDFSDLRIRLVSNAGEDIVFLGEEKDFSPTESFSYAISDTNLSLQLDVRLNSVVKSFTLNGIGVLLIIFISLISGIILFKSVSFHIIHPVADMGKNMKQIQNGDYDHKVTTDYPNREFEGLKDTFNKLMDEIENLRIARYEEQLELEQSELKAIKLQIRPHFFLNALTSISNLSQQHKNDEIVSYINILSKNIRYMFKSGMHTVDLKQELDNLDSYFEMQKLKYPDCVFNMITVEEGLDNYQIPQMLLHTVIENEYKYAVVMGHVLSIFINIKKIELNSRQYLCIEIEDDGDGYPQEFIDDFLKEQRPKEDGTRIGLWGLKKMLYLMYKEKGLFTIENIEPHGCHNKFLIPEKPVHEIRKY; encoded by the coding sequence ATGATTAAGCAAAAAACGCATTCATTCAGGACAAAACTGATTTTCATGCTGATTTTCCAGATTATTTTGCTGGTAACGATTCTCACTTCATATACTATTTTTTTATATATAAATACTGCTAAAAGCTCAAAAATCGCCAACGAAAATTTCATCGCTCTTTATGGGAAAGACCTTGAATTGAAAATAAAGGATGCACAGAAGGTTTTGGAGCAGATTGTGTACGACAATGCTGATTATGTTCTGCTTCAAAGTCCGTCAGAAGCGGACAGGTATCATGCTTCAAGAAGATTGTTTCTTTTGTTAAACGAAAAACTTTCATTTGATAAGAATGTAGATTTACTGCTTATAACAGAAAACAAGTATGAGCAGTGCATCGCTTCCGATAATATTAAACTTGGCTACAATATAATTACAGAACTTCAGAATTTTATTCTTGCGCAGTCAAAAAATAAGGAGCTCAAATCACTGTGGTTTATAAAAAAAGCTGCCGGACATACTTTTTTGTATAAAATGTACAGTTGGCAGGGCAGAGCTGCAAGTGTTTTTCTTGATGCCGATAAATTTTTGAGCAATACAAGTTATTATGATTTTTCAGATTTAAGAATCAGGTTGGTCAGCAATGCAGGTGAAGATATTGTTTTTTTAGGCGAAGAAAAAGACTTTTCACCAACTGAATCATTCTCTTATGCTATTTCAGATACAAATCTGTCATTGCAGCTCGATGTGCGGTTAAATTCTGTCGTTAAATCATTTACATTAAACGGGATCGGCGTGTTGCTGATAATTTTCATTTCGTTGATTTCGGGGATAATTTTGTTCAAATCTGTTTCATTTCACATAATCCATCCTGTTGCTGATATGGGTAAAAATATGAAACAGATTCAAAACGGTGATTACGACCATAAAGTCACAACAGATTACCCAAACAGAGAATTTGAAGGTTTAAAGGATACATTCAACAAACTAATGGATGAAATTGAAAATCTTAGAATTGCACGTTATGAAGAACAGCTTGAGCTTGAACAGTCTGAATTAAAGGCTATTAAACTTCAAATCAGACCTCATTTCTTTTTGAATGCGCTTACGTCAATTTCAAATCTCAGTCAGCAGCATAAAAACGATGAAATTGTATCATATATCAATATTCTTTCTAAAAATATAAGGTATATGTTTAAATCAGGTATGCACACTGTCGACCTGAAGCAGGAGCTGGACAATCTTGATTCTTATTTTGAAATGCAGAAATTAAAATACCCTGACTGTGTTTTCAATATGATAACTGTTGAAGAAGGGTTAGATAATTATCAGATACCGCAGATGCTTTTACATACGGTTATTGAAAATGAATATAAGTACGCTGTTGTCATGGGGCATGTTTTGAGTATTTTTATCAATATCAAAAAAATTGAACTGAATAGTAGGCAGTACCTTTGTATCGAAATTGAAGATGATGGAGACGGTTATCCCCAAGAATTTATAGACGATTTTTTGAAAGAACAACGCCCAAAAGAAGATGGCACACGTATCGGGCTTTGGGGACTAAAAAAGATGCTCTATCTGATGTATAAAGAAAAAGGGCTGTTTACCATAGAAAACATTGAACCGCATGGCTGCCATAACAAATTTCTTATTCCTGAAAAACCGGTTCATGAAATTAGGAAATATTGA
- a CDS encoding ABC transporter substrate-binding protein encodes MKKKMLVLGCGLTLFGFILTGCGGNAAVKKSTNYDKVTFAYPTFNNIPAEADLNVVEESINKITREKIGVEVTLMPISIFEYSSKVSLALQGGEKLDAFESLGNFSTCISTDMAYDITDLIDKCAPETKQLIGDAWLDACKSKGRLYGIPTYKPIALTPMLIYRKDIAEAAGIDMSKVNSLDDITAVLEKVKKAYPNMTPLAPVQTGFLGSLFCIPERDPLCDDIYKPIGVLLGKELKVKDLYSTPEFNHVTELARYWYQNGLVMKDAATTTSMAAETMSSGNYFAYIASYSYPEEDTAVSLQSQMNNFPIGAKTIGDAYLSTGDINSLSWMVASTSKVPEATLKFLNLTYTDRDVINLVIYGVEGRDYVKNADGSVSYPEGQDASTVPYTAQLTCGIFGNFFEMYQMGVANKASLEWELEQNKHAATSPAMGFTFDASALKTQYTAVNNVISQYLPGLLCGSLDPATETSKFVKALNDAGYQQILEAKQAQLDAWVKNK; translated from the coding sequence ATGAAAAAGAAGATGTTAGTTTTAGGATGTGGATTGACCCTTTTTGGTTTTATCCTTACAGGTTGTGGTGGGAACGCTGCGGTAAAAAAATCTACAAATTATGATAAAGTAACGTTTGCTTATCCGACTTTTAATAATATCCCAGCAGAAGCAGACCTCAACGTTGTTGAAGAATCGATCAACAAAATTACAAGAGAGAAAATCGGCGTTGAAGTAACTCTCATGCCAATTTCCATTTTCGAATATTCAAGCAAAGTAAGCCTCGCTCTCCAAGGGGGAGAAAAACTCGATGCGTTTGAATCGCTTGGTAACTTTTCTACTTGTATTTCAACAGATATGGCATACGACATTACAGATTTGATTGACAAATGTGCTCCTGAAACAAAACAACTGATCGGTGATGCATGGCTAGACGCTTGTAAATCAAAAGGTCGTCTCTACGGCATTCCGACTTATAAACCGATAGCTCTTACACCGATGCTAATCTACAGGAAAGACATTGCGGAAGCTGCCGGAATCGATATGAGCAAAGTAAACTCACTCGATGATATCACTGCTGTCCTTGAAAAAGTAAAGAAAGCATATCCGAATATGACGCCGCTCGCTCCTGTTCAGACAGGATTCCTTGGTTCTCTTTTCTGTATCCCGGAACGCGACCCGCTTTGTGATGATATTTATAAACCGATAGGAGTTCTTCTCGGAAAAGAGCTTAAGGTAAAAGATTTGTATTCAACGCCTGAATTCAATCATGTTACAGAGCTTGCCCGTTATTGGTATCAAAATGGTCTTGTGATGAAAGATGCCGCTACGACTACTAGCATGGCTGCTGAAACAATGAGCTCAGGAAACTATTTTGCATACATCGCAAGCTATAGCTACCCTGAGGAAGATACTGCAGTTTCTCTTCAGAGTCAGATGAACAACTTCCCAATCGGAGCTAAAACAATCGGCGATGCTTACCTTTCAACAGGAGATATCAACAGTCTCAGTTGGATGGTCGCATCTACATCAAAAGTACCGGAAGCAACCCTCAAGTTCCTAAACCTTACGTATACAGATAGAGACGTCATCAACCTTGTTATTTACGGTGTAGAAGGACGCGATTATGTTAAAAATGCGGACGGTTCAGTTTCTTACCCTGAAGGACAAGATGCTTCAACAGTTCCGTATACGGCGCAGCTTACATGTGGTATTTTTGGAAACTTCTTTGAAATGTACCAGATGGGTGTTGCAAACAAAGCTTCTCTTGAATGGGAATTGGAACAAAACAAACACGCTGCGACTTCTCCTGCTATGGGATTCACGTTTGATGCAAGCGCTTTGAAAACTCAGTACACAGCGGTAAACAACGTAATTTCTCAGTATCTGCCTGGTCTTCTCTGCGGAAGCCTTGATCCGGCGACAGAAACTTCTAAGTTCGTAAAAGCCTTAAACGACGCAGGATATCAACAGATTCTTGAAGCAAAACAGGCTCAGCTTGACGCTTGGGTAAAAAATAAATAG
- a CDS encoding response regulator translates to MNTLIVDDDLTTLTLIKNSIKWTSLGIENVFTAYNVVEAKKIVRNNEIAIVISDIEMPGQNGVEFLKWYRENNYEGKFFFLTSHENFSYASASIKYHVTDYLLKPFDVFVMEAALKKIVAEIAEEEAKKNDLNYGRWIKQNADRLWLDFLYAIFEGRIVDDWNKENLERNFSVSTDDEYVLIVSYLTDVEKDLEKMNPDLFRFVIEQLYGEVFFQSKTNKNIVCIQNDSNYFVINVCPVDIVKKFDTIFDTFDKKLHAILSLTATTCISDNVKLRFFYNKFDSIRDILTNAVSFGGTYFFEKDAVLLDTKVVQGIDINFIAENLEKKDKLKIMSYLKRFLSEHTQNRSLDSNALKSIRQELLQCVYIYFAKRNVTPTGFLTKDIEVGLTKKAGETVMDMIKWANYLIEQTFENLDQNKQSMTLEERINEYIRTHYRENIGRSEIADEFCLAPEYIAKLYKKRTGLSIKDYLNQYRIEQAKLLLENETLRISEISEMTGFDSFAYFSTIFKKYMDVSPIEYRKKLGIMS, encoded by the coding sequence ATGAATACCCTTATTGTTGATGATGATTTAACAACATTGACTCTTATAAAAAACAGCATTAAATGGACTTCTCTTGGAATTGAGAACGTATTTACCGCATATAATGTTGTGGAAGCTAAGAAAATTGTCAGGAATAATGAAATCGCCATCGTAATAAGTGATATCGAAATGCCGGGTCAAAATGGTGTCGAATTTTTAAAATGGTACCGTGAAAACAACTATGAAGGGAAATTTTTCTTTTTAACAAGTCATGAAAATTTCAGCTATGCTTCGGCATCAATTAAATACCATGTTACCGACTATCTTTTAAAGCCTTTTGATGTGTTTGTAATGGAAGCAGCTCTTAAAAAGATTGTTGCCGAAATTGCAGAAGAAGAAGCAAAAAAAAATGATTTGAATTATGGGCGCTGGATAAAACAAAATGCCGACAGGCTCTGGCTTGACTTTTTATATGCGATTTTTGAAGGGCGCATTGTAGACGACTGGAATAAAGAAAATCTTGAACGCAATTTTTCAGTTTCTACTGACGATGAATACGTGCTCATCGTTTCTTATCTTACAGATGTTGAAAAGGATCTGGAAAAAATGAACCCTGACTTATTCCGCTTTGTAATTGAGCAGCTTTATGGTGAAGTGTTTTTTCAGAGTAAGACAAATAAAAATATAGTCTGTATTCAGAACGATTCAAATTATTTTGTAATAAACGTGTGCCCTGTAGATATTGTCAAGAAATTTGATACAATTTTTGATACTTTTGATAAAAAACTGCATGCAATCCTATCACTTACGGCGACAACATGCATTAGTGACAATGTAAAACTGAGGTTTTTCTATAACAAGTTTGATTCAATCCGCGATATTTTGACAAATGCAGTTTCTTTTGGCGGGACTTATTTTTTTGAAAAAGATGCAGTGCTGTTGGACACCAAGGTTGTGCAAGGAATAGACATAAATTTCATTGCCGAAAATCTTGAAAAGAAAGATAAGCTTAAGATTATGAGTTATTTGAAGAGGTTTTTGTCCGAGCATACGCAGAACAGAAGCCTCGATTCAAATGCCCTTAAATCTATAAGACAGGAACTTCTGCAATGTGTTTACATCTACTTTGCAAAGCGGAACGTAACTCCTACCGGATTTCTTACAAAAGACATTGAAGTTGGGCTAACAAAAAAAGCGGGCGAGACTGTCATGGATATGATTAAATGGGCAAATTATCTAATTGAACAGACTTTTGAAAACCTTGATCAGAATAAGCAGAGTATGACTCTCGAAGAGCGCATAAATGAATATATACGTACACACTACAGAGAAAATATAGGTCGCAGTGAAATTGCAGACGAATTCTGCTTGGCACCTGAATATATTGCAAAGTTATACAAAAAAAGAACAGGGCTTTCAATCAAAGATTATCTGAATCAGTACAGAATTGAACAGGCAAAACTGCTGCTCGAAAATGAAACACTCAGAATAAGCGAGATTTCGGAAATGACAGGGTTTGACAGTTTCGCTTATTTCAGCACGATTTTTAAGAAGTACATGGACGTAAGCCCTATCGAATACAGAAAAAAACTGGGAATAATGTCTTAA
- a CDS encoding putative glycoside hydrolase: MKKSIFVLSLSFLTGFVFTNEIKPLYKLPGKNSVIATENEAESDFMLVGSDEGLFRVTNRNTAIPLWKEGRVEQLIKVNYQNAQGNYKPAWLMRTSKGLFFTSDLKNFEEKNKGLPFLTIKKFKNNIKTLEKQIQELKDLSINPLNNSEIVTATKDNVYYSHDNGATWKNLSSMSKTTPGIKAVGVATIDDKTVVFMSHPIFGLSYIFPNSERPEWIDVGEGFEKMPSLTSPDEISDIIPVVRTKADGTQYTEIYISQTYIPRIYKFNWSEKKGELIFAGENPADTIDGLTTIDNVLLYTRLEGFGALDLDSLKSPGTPSEEKKWHQSFAAVPGMINTAWIPQSRSGFSRGILLNELWMLYPGNVNTRYAEKANGRKSIYVSAYQCRNQAGIDKFKKVVKDRNMNSIVIDMKDDYGFLRYDSHDSLVLEKGSTSQYAVDLDHFIDEFKKENIYLVARIVTFKDKSLCKYAGGKYAVWDKSQNKPWLGIKGYEEVSDESGLAIGKETTYYDEQWVDPYSEDVWEYNVAVAKELVSRGFDEIQFDYIRFPTDGLNLHNAQYRWQDKGMDKESALISFLSYARENIDAPIGIDIYGANGWYRSGTRTGQNAEMLAEYVDVIGPMFYPSHFEQTFLNYAPIADRTYRIYYYGSFRNTVMVRNRAIIRPWIQSFYLNVSYDRLYYDSDYIKKEFFGVRDSIDRGYMCWNNSGNYDLTPPDVTPNEEYTGTTAEADKKYRKPAIGNEIKPLHVDSDVSILDSILNPTREDDSVSFKPFLRVLP, encoded by the coding sequence ATGAAGAAATCGATTTTTGTACTCTCTTTGTCTTTTTTAACGGGATTTGTCTTTACTAATGAGATTAAACCTTTGTACAAACTCCCGGGAAAAAATTCTGTAATTGCAACTGAAAATGAAGCGGAAAGCGACTTTATGCTCGTCGGTTCTGATGAAGGTCTTTTCCGTGTTACAAATAGAAATACTGCAATTCCTTTGTGGAAGGAAGGACGTGTTGAGCAGCTTATAAAAGTGAATTATCAAAATGCTCAAGGAAATTACAAGCCTGCATGGCTCATGAGGACTTCAAAGGGGCTTTTTTTTACATCCGATTTAAAAAACTTTGAAGAAAAAAACAAGGGGCTTCCTTTTTTGACAATCAAAAAATTTAAAAATAACATAAAAACTCTTGAAAAGCAGATTCAGGAGCTTAAAGATTTGTCTATAAATCCGCTCAATAATAGTGAAATCGTCACCGCAACAAAAGACAACGTTTATTATTCTCATGACAACGGCGCTACATGGAAAAACTTGAGTTCTATGAGCAAAACGACGCCGGGAATAAAAGCTGTAGGCGTTGCCACAATAGACGATAAAACTGTCGTGTTTATGTCGCATCCGATTTTCGGGCTTTCATATATTTTTCCAAATTCGGAACGCCCTGAATGGATTGACGTTGGAGAAGGTTTTGAAAAAATGCCATCGCTCACATCTCCTGACGAAATTTCCGATATTATTCCTGTTGTGCGCACAAAAGCCGATGGAACTCAATATACCGAAATTTATATTTCTCAGACTTATATTCCAAGAATTTATAAATTTAACTGGTCAGAAAAAAAAGGAGAATTGATTTTTGCGGGCGAAAACCCTGCTGACACAATTGATGGACTGACAACTATCGACAATGTGCTTTTATATACCCGGCTGGAAGGCTTCGGCGCACTTGATTTGGACTCGCTCAAAAGTCCGGGAACTCCTAGTGAAGAAAAAAAATGGCATCAGTCTTTTGCGGCAGTTCCCGGAATGATAAACACCGCTTGGATTCCTCAATCTCGTAGCGGATTCAGCAGAGGGATTTTGCTCAATGAGCTTTGGATGCTTTATCCAGGGAATGTTAACACAAGATATGCGGAGAAGGCAAACGGACGCAAAAGCATTTATGTATCAGCTTATCAGTGCAGAAATCAGGCAGGAATTGATAAATTTAAAAAGGTTGTAAAAGACCGCAATATGAACAGCATCGTGATTGATATGAAAGATGACTATGGTTTTTTGCGTTACGACTCTCATGATTCGCTTGTTTTAGAAAAAGGTTCCACATCTCAATATGCGGTAGATTTGGATCATTTTATCGACGAGTTTAAAAAAGAAAATATATATCTTGTTGCCCGCATCGTGACATTTAAAGATAAATCGCTATGCAAATATGCCGGCGGGAAATATGCAGTTTGGGATAAATCACAAAATAAACCGTGGCTCGGCATAAAAGGTTATGAAGAAGTATCAGATGAGTCGGGGCTAGCTATAGGAAAAGAAACTACTTATTATGATGAACAATGGGTAGACCCGTATTCGGAAGATGTCTGGGAATATAATGTTGCGGTGGCAAAAGAATTAGTCTCACGAGGATTTGATGAAATTCAGTTTGACTATATTAGGTTTCCAACAGACGGTTTGAATTTGCACAACGCTCAGTATCGTTGGCAAGATAAAGGGATGGATAAGGAATCTGCGTTGATTTCTTTTCTTTCTTATGCTCGAGAAAATATCGATGCACCGATTGGAATTGATATTTACGGAGCGAACGGATGGTATCGCAGTGGAACAAGGACAGGGCAAAATGCCGAAATGCTTGCCGAATATGTCGATGTGATAGGTCCGATGTTTTATCCAAGTCACTTTGAACAGACATTTTTGAATTATGCGCCAATCGCTGACAGAACTTACAGAATATATTATTATGGCTCTTTCAGAAACACTGTGATGGTTCGAAATAGAGCGATTATCCGCCCGTGGATACAATCGTTTTATCTGAATGTAAGTTACGACAGACTTTACTATGATTCTGATTACATCAAAAAAGAATTTTTTGGAGTGAGAGATTCAATCGACAGGGGTTATATGTGTTGGAACAATTCAGGCAATTATGATTTAACACCGCCTGATGTCACTCCAAATGAAGAATATACAGGAACAACAGCAGAGGCCGACAAAAAATACAGAAAGCCTGCGATAGGAAATGAGATAAAGCCTCTTCATGTTGATTCAGATGTTTCAATTTTGGACAGCATATTGAATCCTACTCGTGAAGATGATAGTGTGAGCTTCAAGCCGTTTCTAAGGGTATTGCCATGA
- the mnmE gene encoding tRNA uridine-5-carboxymethylaminomethyl(34) synthesis GTPase MnmE, with amino-acid sequence MTLKQYTPEEPISSIATALAPAALGIVRVSGKGSIELVSKVFSRPKALQKALGNTIVYGWIINNSGGKKARIDEVMCFVYRGPKSFTGEDMVEISCHGGPAVVTAIQNLLLRSGFRQANRGEYTFRAFINGKTDLTKAEAIKEIIDSHTDVSRSHAAGRLAGSLFEEINSIKKLIIDTLAAIEVEIEYPEDEETIAETFDRADIEKARDGLQILVDSWQGEKLYQDGARVVLAGRTNAGKSSLFNAILKEERAIVSDIEGTTRDWLESWAGINGIPVRLFDTAGLRETQDKIEAQGVELTKNLACDADIVLYLVDITRGLDKDDKEFIGNCKEPLVLVWTKIDKPFVGVAEQEKEEKETKECKAKKASVKVSSKTGEGMNKLFDEISKILTAGIATERQQAGLGSVRQKDAVASALECVKHSLLSADDNYTLDAVVQDLEDALDALGEVTGDVTPDDVLGSIFENFCVGK; translated from the coding sequence ATGACATTAAAACAATACACACCTGAAGAGCCAATCTCGTCAATTGCAACTGCACTTGCACCTGCCGCTCTTGGAATAGTCAGAGTTTCAGGAAAAGGCAGTATTGAATTAGTAAGCAAAGTATTTTCAAGACCAAAAGCGTTGCAAAAGGCTTTGGGAAATACGATTGTTTATGGCTGGATAATCAATAATTCCGGTGGTAAAAAAGCTCGCATAGATGAAGTTATGTGTTTTGTCTATCGCGGACCAAAATCGTTCACCGGCGAAGATATGGTAGAAATCTCTTGTCACGGAGGTCCTGCCGTCGTAACCGCAATTCAAAATCTTCTGCTTCGTTCAGGATTTAGGCAAGCTAACCGCGGTGAATATACTTTTCGGGCATTTATAAACGGAAAGACAGACCTTACAAAAGCAGAAGCGATTAAAGAGATAATCGATTCTCATACAGATGTTTCACGCTCTCATGCAGCCGGTCGTTTAGCGGGGTCTCTTTTTGAAGAAATAAACTCTATCAAAAAACTTATCATAGATACACTTGCAGCAATTGAAGTTGAAATAGAATATCCTGAAGATGAGGAGACAATCGCAGAGACTTTTGACAGAGCAGATATAGAAAAAGCTCGTGACGGATTGCAGATTCTCGTCGATTCATGGCAAGGAGAAAAACTCTATCAGGATGGGGCGCGCGTTGTTCTTGCAGGGCGCACAAATGCAGGAAAATCTTCGTTGTTCAACGCAATTTTAAAAGAAGAGCGTGCAATTGTAAGCGATATTGAAGGTACAACGCGGGATTGGCTCGAAAGTTGGGCGGGCATCAACGGCATCCCTGTGCGTTTGTTTGATACAGCCGGGCTGCGCGAAACTCAAGACAAAATTGAAGCGCAGGGCGTGGAGCTTACTAAAAACTTGGCATGCGATGCAGACATTGTTTTATATCTTGTCGATATAACTCGCGGGCTCGACAAAGATGATAAAGAGTTCATAGGAAATTGCAAGGAACCGCTTGTTTTAGTCTGGACAAAAATAGATAAACCTTTTGTTGGGGTCGCTGAACAAGAAAAAGAAGAGAAAGAAACCAAAGAATGCAAAGCAAAAAAGGCAAGCGTCAAAGTATCTTCGAAAACCGGCGAAGGAATGAATAAACTGTTTGACGAAATCTCAAAAATATTGACTGCCGGTATAGCGACGGAACGACAGCAAGCAGGGCTCGGGTCTGTGCGCCAAAAAGATGCAGTTGCCTCAGCTCTTGAATGTGTAAAGCATTCTCTTTTGAGCGCAGACGACAATTACACACTTGATGCAGTTGTTCAAGATTTGGAAGATGCCCTAGATGCACTGGGTGAGGTGACAGGAGATGTCACCCCAGACGATGTTTTGGGAAGCATATTTGAAAACTTCTGTGTAGGAAAATAA